One Gammaproteobacteria bacterium genomic window carries:
- a CDS encoding fatty acid desaturase encodes MTLNNILNFLDGGLLEPTVWGYIGWTLLLTHITIIGVTVYLHRCQAHRALELHVSISHFFRFWMWLTTGMRTKEWAAIHRKHHAKCETEGDPHSPVVLGIDTVLWRGAELYQEEADNIETLEKYGKGTPDDWIERHLYAYSKNWGLALMLVLDIALFGAAGIAIWAVQMAWIPFFAAGVVNGLGHWWGYRNYECDDAATNISPIGILIGGEELHNNHHAFASSAKLSSKWYEFDIGWMYICLLEIFCLAKVKKLPPELTINREKMTLDTDTVVAMVGNRLQVMSNYCHEVLKRVHRDEVGKADVITRVHLHRSLPLLIREESLMDGTSKEHLESVLDNNKTLTTVYSFKQNLQEIMRRSAVTHEHLLEAIQEWCLQAEATGIKALEEFAQALRGYTMQTMRAMA; translated from the coding sequence ATGACGTTGAATAATATACTGAATTTTCTCGATGGTGGTTTATTGGAACCGACTGTTTGGGGCTATATTGGTTGGACATTATTGCTCACCCATATCACCATTATTGGTGTGACCGTCTATTTGCACCGCTGTCAGGCGCATCGTGCTTTAGAGCTTCATGTCAGTATCAGTCATTTTTTTCGTTTCTGGATGTGGTTGACCACGGGCATGCGCACCAAAGAGTGGGCGGCTATTCATCGTAAGCACCATGCTAAATGTGAAACCGAAGGTGATCCGCATAGCCCAGTAGTATTGGGTATTGATACAGTGTTATGGCGCGGTGCGGAGCTTTATCAGGAAGAAGCGGATAATATCGAAACGCTTGAAAAGTACGGTAAAGGGACTCCTGACGATTGGATCGAACGTCACCTCTATGCATACTCAAAGAATTGGGGGCTTGCTTTGATGTTGGTGTTGGATATTGCCTTGTTTGGTGCCGCTGGCATCGCTATTTGGGCTGTGCAAATGGCCTGGATTCCGTTTTTTGCTGCGGGGGTGGTCAATGGTCTTGGTCATTGGTGGGGCTATCGTAACTACGAGTGTGATGACGCCGCAACTAACATTTCACCCATCGGCATCCTGATTGGTGGTGAGGAACTTCATAACAATCACCATGCCTTTGCTAGTTCAGCTAAATTATCATCCAAATGGTATGAGTTTGATATTGGCTGGATGTATATCTGTTTGTTAGAGATTTTTTGCTTGGCAAAAGTGAAAAAGTTGCCGCCTGAGCTGACGATTAACCGAGAAAAAATGACCCTGGATACTGACACGGTTGTTGCGATGGTAGGTAATCGTTTGCAGGTGATGTCGAACTATTGCCACGAGGTGTTAAAGCGGGTTCATCGTGATGAAGTGGGTAAGGCAGATGTGATTACGCGTGTGCATTTACACCGCAGTTTGCCTTTATTGATTCGTGAAGAAAGCTTGATGGATGGCACCAGTAAAGAACATCTTGAGAGCGTCTTGGATAACAATAAAACCTTAACCACCGTCTACTCATTTAAGCAGAATTTGCAGGAGATTATGCGCCGCTCTGCCGTGACGCATGAGCACTTGCTGGAAGCAATACAGGAATGGTGTCTTCAGGCTGAAGCAACGGGGATCAAAGCTTTGGAAGAGTTTGCTCAGGCTTTGAGAGGCTACACAATGCAAACCATGAGAGCAATGGCATAA
- the rpmB gene encoding 50S ribosomal protein L28, producing the protein MSRVCQVTGKRPMAGNNVSHANNRTRRRFLPNLRSRRFWIAAEGRWVRLRISAKGMRIIDKVGIDQVVADMRKRGESV; encoded by the coding sequence ATGTCCAGGGTATGCCAAGTCACCGGAAAACGGCCCATGGCGGGAAACAATGTTTCACACGCAAACAATAGAACACGCCGTCGTTTTTTACCCAATTTACGTTCGCGTCGTTTTTGGATCGCAGCCGAAGGCCGCTGGGTACGACTACGTATTTCAGCCAAAGGCATGCGTATTATTGATAAAGTGGGTATCGACCAAGTCGTTGCCGACATGCGAAAACGTGGCGAAAGCGTTTAA
- the rpmG gene encoding 50S ribosomal protein L33, producing MYEKIRLNSSAGTGHFYTTVKNKRNTPDKMEIKKYDPVVRKHVLYKEGKIK from the coding sequence ATGTACGAAAAAATTAGACTCAATTCTTCTGCTGGTACCGGTCATTTTTACACGACTGTTAAAAATAAACGTAATACCCCTGATAAAATGGAAATCAAAAAATATGACCCTGTGGTGCGTAAACACGTACTTTACAAAGAAGGCAAAATCAAATAA